The DNA segment CCTCTGGAGCATCAAGTAACGCTAAAGCTGTTATCTCGACCCAAAGAGCAGTTTGCCAAGCGCTATATAATATTGATTATATCTCTGCAATATCGGCGATGACGTCGCCAAAAATTGTAGCGAGAATAATGGCAAATGCAAAACCTCCTATGTTATTGACCGCAGTACCTTTATTCCATGTAAGTGGTTTACATGCGCAATTGCTTACCGCGCTTCGTAGCGGTCGTGGAATGGTAATGATGCATCGTTGGGATCCCACTGAAGCAGTAAAAATGATCAAGCAGCACAATATTACACAGTTTAATGGTGCTCCTTCGATGGTTATGCAGTTACTTAGGGAGCCTGGATTTTTATCAACTTCTATTCTTGATAATATGGCTGGACTCGGTTTCGGCGGCTCCGGTTTACCAGAAGTATTAGTCGAGCTTGTATTAAAGGAAATGCCAAACCATATGGTTGGTAGCGGTTTTGGTATGACAGAATCTAATGGTGTCGGCTCTTCTTCATCAGGAGAGTTGTTTAGAGTTAGCCCTAAAAGTTCAGGTATGTTATCGCCATTAGTTAAGATTAAAGTTTGTGATCCTATAGGTGATGAGCTTTCAGAAGGGGAAATCGGCGAAATTTGTATTCAGTCAGTTACTGTAATGCGTGAGTATCTGAATAATCATGCGGGTACACAAGAAGCCATTCGTAACGGCTGGTTGCATACTGGAGATATTGGTTATTTAGACCATAATGGATTCTTATTTATTGTCGATAGACTCAAAAATGTCATTATCAGAAATGGTGAAAATATTGCCTCTGTAGAGGTTGAGTCTAGCTTGATGCTACATAATGCAGTTAAAGAGGCTGCGGTATTTGGAGTTGCTGATGAAATGGTGGGCGAAAGTGTTGTGGCCGTTATCTCCCTTAAAAATGGGCACTCAACCGATGAAGAGGCGCTAAAGTTGCACGTTGCAGGGCAACTTGCCAGTTACAAGGTGCCAAGTACCATTCATATTATTGATGATGATCTACCACGCAATCCAGCGGGTAAGTTACAGCACAATCAACTAAAGGCCGCCTATAGCGCCAATCAATAAAACATGAGCAATAAGGCAGCGTCAACTAATGATTTTGACGTTGCTTTTTAATAGTTAAGTCATTGTTTATTAGTTGTTATTAACACTTCTCTAGAGCATGTTCCTGCTAGTCCAGATTG comes from the Shewanella halifaxensis HAW-EB4 genome and includes:
- a CDS encoding class I adenylate-forming enzyme family protein, which translates into the protein MDIMDHAQEVKAQLTAVGAPFELVQLDQGEISVPVYLNAPKDLSEVIEASRRDDESTFLVYQDDVYSYRRFYSEVDALAIWFHEQGVVQGTRVAIALRNRPEWAVSFAAIAKLGAVPVPLNSLGQPKELWSAIDEVMPKILVCDKARWNKLDTQVSNNIFKVLVVDDNDKITAEVSHYEDAIVEANTKTSLPRLNILPEDTALILFTSGASSNAKAVISTQRAVCQALYNIDYISAISAMTSPKIVARIMANAKPPMLLTAVPLFHVSGLHAQLLTALRSGRGMVMMHRWDPTEAVKMIKQHNITQFNGAPSMVMQLLREPGFLSTSILDNMAGLGFGGSGLPEVLVELVLKEMPNHMVGSGFGMTESNGVGSSSSGELFRVSPKSSGMLSPLVKIKVCDPIGDELSEGEIGEICIQSVTVMREYLNNHAGTQEAIRNGWLHTGDIGYLDHNGFLFIVDRLKNVIIRNGENIASVEVESSLMLHNAVKEAAVFGVADEMVGESVVAVISLKNGHSTDEEALKLHVAGQLASYKVPSTIHIIDDDLPRNPAGKLQHNQLKAAYSANQ